The stretch of DNA GTAAATCTCAAAGAGGTTCCCCGACGGATCGCGGAAATAGAGGAGCGCCCTCTTGTGGTCGCGCGTCCAGGGATGGGTGGGGACACCGCAGCTTTCCAGCCACTCCTTCATCGGCCAATAATCCTTCCCGTCGATAAAGAAGGCGTAATGAGGATATTCGGCATCCCGTCCCGTCCAGCCCGCGGGCTGCTCCGAAAGACCGACGATCACGCCGGCAATCCTGACCTCGGCGAATCCGGGGATATCGTGAAAGAGCTCTGCGCCAAGCACCTCAGTGAAAAAGCGCTTCGACGCGGCCAGATCGCGGCAGGGAAGGCTCGAATGGCTGAAACCAGAGAATCGAGGCTGCCTTGTGGGCAAAACTCTGTCTTTCGTTGCAGAAGTTGCTGTGCTTTCCATAACTGTCCCTCCTTCTTGCATTCGTGCTCGA from Candidatus Binatia bacterium encodes:
- a CDS encoding VOC family protein, which gives rise to MESTATSATKDRVLPTRQPRFSGFSHSSLPCRDLAASKRFFTEVLGAELFHDIPGFAEVRIAGVIVGLSEQPAGWTGRDAEYPHYAFFIDGKDYWPMKEWLESCGVPTHPWTRDHKRALLYFRDPSGNLFEIYCEKGYEGVASLPVGPKQGGRAIDFAGLNYEWTGENTRTEGRGPRFTGFSHMSLPCRDLEQSKRFFTRVMGGELAHGVEGFAEVRVAGVIIGLSQQKGGWTGWDAEFPHYAFFAEAEDFLPMV